The Nitrospira sp. genome window below encodes:
- a CDS encoding cytochrome ubiquinol oxidase subunit I, with amino-acid sequence MKTWQRSLMVLFALLALFGGAAYAQAPGTPSVEFPYTGNRTAVWIVAQLHILFAGFILGAPIFVVISEWLGYRKQDPRYDRLAKEVTKVTVILYSMTALTGGLFIFVLLATYPQFTTWLINHFFMVFAVIYPLLFIGETIVLYLYFYTWDAWKGNKKARHIALGVLLNLIGSITLFVIDGPTSFMNTPVKAEGVSPAEFLATATIWDKMFNYSWMPLNLHRLVGNVTFGGFVAGLIAAYMYMGSTKDEERSYYDWMGFVGNMIGVGALLFLPFMGYLLAYELCDYDASICPYMMADQLSMFFEMQGAMIGLIFLASNYYIWLSMKRIEGVEKVRMTILAPIVMVALPLVMTKVLTDYPAPDPKSLMFLLPMLLAPAVLGRFIPITVSSRTVIKIGFLMVVVGNAIWMTPHGFVPTGAKLVAELELPSDWNFLALMPAKNSAAFTLVFVTVVNYIIYNRAVTQGTIVWGKIDYASQFVLIFLAFSAIWTMGLMGAVRSLLRKYFHTYNLLPDFTAESFTPTLAYSAWYITGITVVFYAVVSFAIIVTLRASHPKEQAHEGEAVPAGAK; translated from the coding sequence ATGAAAACATGGCAGCGCAGTCTCATGGTTCTCTTTGCGCTTCTGGCGCTGTTCGGCGGGGCGGCCTATGCACAGGCACCGGGTACGCCCTCGGTGGAATTCCCGTACACCGGGAATCGGACAGCGGTCTGGATCGTCGCTCAGCTCCATATCCTGTTTGCGGGATTCATTCTCGGCGCTCCGATCTTCGTCGTGATCTCGGAGTGGCTGGGCTACCGCAAGCAGGATCCCCGCTATGACCGGCTGGCAAAGGAAGTCACCAAGGTTACTGTCATCCTCTACAGTATGACGGCCTTGACCGGCGGTCTCTTCATATTTGTCTTGCTGGCGACCTATCCGCAGTTCACGACCTGGTTGATCAACCACTTCTTCATGGTCTTCGCCGTCATCTATCCACTGCTGTTCATCGGCGAGACCATTGTCCTCTACTTGTATTTTTATACCTGGGATGCGTGGAAGGGGAACAAGAAGGCGCGCCATATTGCCCTGGGTGTGCTGTTGAACCTGATCGGGTCGATTACCTTGTTCGTCATTGACGGTCCGACGTCGTTCATGAATACCCCGGTCAAGGCCGAGGGTGTATCGCCGGCGGAATTCTTGGCGACGGCGACGATCTGGGACAAGATGTTCAATTACAGCTGGATGCCGCTGAATCTCCATCGCCTGGTGGGGAATGTAACGTTCGGTGGATTCGTGGCCGGGTTGATCGCCGCCTATATGTATATGGGCTCGACCAAGGACGAAGAGCGCTCGTATTACGACTGGATGGGCTTTGTTGGAAACATGATCGGAGTCGGCGCGTTGCTCTTCCTCCCGTTCATGGGCTACTTGCTGGCCTACGAGCTCTGCGACTACGACGCGTCCATTTGCCCGTACATGATGGCCGACCAGCTCTCGATGTTCTTTGAGATGCAGGGGGCGATGATCGGGCTGATCTTCCTGGCCAGTAACTACTATATCTGGCTCAGCATGAAGCGGATCGAAGGGGTGGAGAAGGTTCGCATGACGATCCTCGCGCCCATCGTGATGGTGGCTCTGCCGCTGGTCATGACCAAGGTTCTGACCGATTATCCGGCGCCTGATCCCAAATCGCTGATGTTCCTGTTGCCGATGTTGCTGGCGCCGGCGGTCCTCGGACGCTTCATCCCCATCACGGTCTCGTCGAGAACCGTCATTAAGATCGGCTTCTTGATGGTTGTCGTGGGAAATGCGATCTGGATGACCCCGCACGGGTTCGTGCCGACCGGGGCCAAGCTGGTTGCTGAACTGGAGCTTCCGTCCGATTGGAACTTCCTGGCTTTGATGCCGGCGAAGAACTCTGCGGCCTTTACGCTGGTGTTCGTCACCGTCGTCAACTACATCATCTACAACCGGGCTGTCACGCAGGGCACGATTGTCTGGGGTAAGATCGACTATGCCTCCCAGTTTGTCTTGATCTTCCTGGCCTTCAGCGCGATTTGGACCATGGGTCTGATGGGCGCCGTTCGCTCGCTCCTGCGGAAGTATTTCCATACGTACAACCTGCTGCCTGACTTTACGGCCGAATCGTTCACGCCGACCCTGGCCTATTCGGCTTGGTATATCACCGGCATCACGGTGGTGTTCTACGCGGTCGTCAGTTTTGCGATCATTGTCACGCTGCGCGCTTCGCATCCAAAGGAGCAGGCGCATGAGGGCGAGGCAGTTCCGGCAGGGGCCAAGTAA
- the ispG gene encoding flavodoxin-dependent (E)-4-hydroxy-3-methylbut-2-enyl-diphosphate synthase: MHISRRKTRQITVGTVKVGGDAPVSVQSMCSTDTRDVAATIEQIRQLETAGCEIIRVAVPDEDAAKALPKIKAAMTVPLIADIHFDHRLALQSAEIVDCVRINPGNIGAWWKVEEVIKAVNERGIPLRVGVNGGSLERHLLDKYGWPSPEALAESALNAVHSLEDVGFTNMKVSLKASDVHHAIDAYWLFAHQSDYPLHIGITEAGTAMTGAVKSSIGLGYLLSQGIGDTLRVSLAADPVEEVKVGFEILKSLELRHRGINVIACPTCGRVEIDVVRMANELEKKLGHIKTPLNVSVLGCVVNGIGEGKEADIGIAGGEGKGILFKKGKLVRKVPMEELMETLIQEVEQLAKEKEAEGNGEAIAQAHEEGWEPLVPESGQPSTLGREIPVLSNKR, translated from the coding sequence ATGCATATCAGCAGGAGAAAAACCCGGCAGATTACCGTGGGCACGGTCAAAGTCGGCGGTGATGCGCCGGTGTCCGTGCAATCGATGTGTTCGACCGACACGCGCGACGTGGCGGCCACGATCGAGCAGATCCGCCAGCTGGAAACCGCCGGGTGTGAAATTATTCGTGTCGCCGTGCCGGACGAAGATGCCGCGAAGGCCTTGCCGAAGATCAAGGCGGCGATGACGGTGCCGTTGATTGCCGATATCCACTTCGACCACCGGCTCGCGCTTCAGTCGGCGGAAATCGTGGATTGCGTGCGCATCAATCCCGGAAACATTGGCGCCTGGTGGAAGGTCGAAGAAGTCATCAAGGCGGTCAATGAGCGGGGAATTCCTTTGCGTGTGGGCGTGAACGGCGGCTCGTTAGAACGCCATTTGCTCGACAAGTACGGCTGGCCGTCGCCCGAGGCCCTTGCGGAATCGGCGCTGAACGCCGTCCATTCACTGGAAGATGTCGGCTTCACCAATATGAAGGTGTCGCTCAAGGCGTCCGATGTGCACCATGCGATCGATGCCTACTGGCTCTTTGCCCATCAATCCGATTATCCGTTGCATATCGGGATTACCGAAGCCGGCACCGCAATGACCGGTGCCGTCAAGTCGTCCATCGGACTCGGCTATCTGCTCTCGCAGGGCATCGGCGACACATTGCGGGTCTCGCTCGCGGCGGATCCGGTGGAAGAGGTCAAGGTCGGATTCGAGATTCTGAAATCGCTGGAGCTGCGCCATCGGGGCATCAATGTCATCGCCTGTCCGACCTGTGGACGGGTGGAAATCGACGTGGTCCGCATGGCGAACGAGCTGGAAAAGAAGCTGGGCCATATCAAGACGCCGCTCAACGTGTCCGTGTTGGGCTGTGTCGTGAACGGGATCGGCGAAGGGAAAGAAGCGGATATCGGCATCGCCGGCGGCGAAGGGAAGGGCATTCTCTTCAAAAAAGGAAAGCTGGTCAGGAAAGTGCCGATGGAAGAATTGATGGAGACGTTGATTCAGGAAGTCGAGCAGCTGGCCAAGGAAAAAGAAGCGGAAGGCAACGGAGAGGCCATCGCCCAAGCACATGAAGAAGGCTGGGAGCCGCTCGTGCCTGAGTCCGGTCAGCCGTCCACGCTCGGCAGAGAAATTCCCGTCCTCTCAAATAAACGGTAA
- a CDS encoding cytochrome bc complex cytochrome b subunit — protein MMEQTPPSATGLTALEKVIAFVDERVGLKTIQAKMLNEPVPGGSRWAYVFGSILLFIFIMQAVTGILLMFYYVPTADHAFASTQYIIHEVDYGWFLLSYHFWGSTAMVVCVFAHMSQVFLWGAYKSPRELIWLVGLALFGLVMGFGFTGYLLPWDQRAYWATTVGVEIMDKTPVIGDFMARFLKGGATPGQMTLSRFFVIHVMILPAGLMGLAGLHIFLFRAAGPAGPFRGTPEEIKAKTDYFFPRQIWKDIVGMVTVFLTICALAFWEPVVLLEEATPDPGDYHPEPEWYFLFLFQLLRLKMFGGEFGQFVGAMALPGAFMALLAALPFIDRDPERNIFKRPIALIGWIVVMAMILLFTIAAIINREFLD, from the coding sequence ATGATGGAACAGACACCGCCTTCAGCGACCGGGCTTACCGCACTCGAAAAAGTCATCGCGTTTGTCGATGAGCGGGTTGGTCTCAAGACCATCCAGGCGAAGATGCTCAATGAGCCGGTTCCCGGCGGTTCCCGCTGGGCCTATGTGTTCGGTTCAATTCTGCTCTTTATTTTCATCATGCAGGCCGTCACGGGCATCCTGCTGATGTTCTACTATGTGCCGACCGCCGATCACGCCTTTGCCAGCACCCAGTACATCATTCATGAAGTCGATTACGGCTGGTTCCTCCTCAGTTACCATTTCTGGGGATCGACGGCCATGGTGGTCTGCGTGTTTGCCCATATGTCGCAAGTCTTCCTCTGGGGCGCCTATAAGAGTCCTCGTGAGTTGATTTGGCTTGTGGGTTTGGCGCTCTTCGGCCTGGTCATGGGTTTTGGATTTACCGGCTACTTGTTGCCGTGGGATCAGCGGGCCTATTGGGCGACGACCGTCGGTGTCGAAATCATGGATAAGACGCCGGTCATCGGCGATTTTATGGCCCGGTTCCTCAAGGGGGGAGCCACGCCTGGGCAGATGACCTTAAGTCGGTTTTTCGTCATCCACGTCATGATTCTTCCTGCCGGCCTGATGGGACTTGCCGGACTCCATATCTTCTTGTTCCGCGCCGCAGGACCTGCTGGTCCGTTCCGTGGCACGCCGGAAGAAATCAAAGCGAAGACCGACTACTTCTTCCCGCGCCAGATTTGGAAAGACATCGTCGGGATGGTGACGGTATTTCTCACGATTTGCGCCTTGGCATTCTGGGAGCCGGTCGTGCTGTTGGAAGAGGCGACGCCTGACCCCGGTGATTACCATCCTGAGCCGGAGTGGTATTTCCTGTTCCTATTCCAATTGCTGCGCCTCAAGATGTTCGGCGGTGAATTCGGCCAGTTCGTGGGCGCGATGGCATTGCCCGGCGCATTCATGGCGCTCTTGGCCGCGCTGCCATTTATCGATCGCGATCCGGAGCGGAATATTTTCAAGCGTCCCATCGCCCTGATCGGTTGGATTGTGGTCATGGCGATGATTCTGCTGTTCACCATTGCAGCCATTATCAACCGGGAATTCCTGGATTAA
- a CDS encoding cytochrome c has translation MGKAIIKIIVGLVIGAGLYMATMAFDFPPVFRWLFFGYAMLGTIVFLILDAPTMKVMSGGKALVSLLAFYAVLCTVFISGASLWPQYDPEDEKGKIVKLLKGKPNLLDPWKAEEVIARAKDLDQKAKELTERIKALGAAQAPAGQEAGGAGAAVATTGAAGGDVLKLGEEQWQLQECYNCHKLKGEGGKKRGPELDNIGTLLPQDEIARKILDPKAYKAEGFDAEYEKGKMPDKYKDLMEPKDVQALAAWLSTFKNTSVNTPKPIKMK, from the coding sequence ATGGGCAAGGCAATCATCAAGATTATCGTCGGACTCGTGATCGGCGCCGGCCTCTATATGGCCACGATGGCGTTCGACTTTCCGCCTGTCTTCCGATGGCTTTTCTTTGGGTATGCCATGCTGGGCACCATCGTGTTCTTGATCTTGGATGCCCCGACGATGAAGGTCATGAGCGGAGGCAAGGCGCTGGTGTCCTTGCTGGCGTTTTACGCCGTGCTCTGCACCGTGTTCATTTCCGGCGCCTCGCTCTGGCCGCAATATGATCCGGAGGACGAAAAGGGGAAGATCGTCAAGCTTCTGAAGGGGAAACCGAATCTCTTGGATCCCTGGAAGGCTGAAGAAGTAATTGCCCGTGCGAAGGATCTCGATCAGAAGGCGAAAGAGTTGACCGAGCGCATCAAGGCTTTGGGCGCGGCTCAAGCACCGGCGGGCCAGGAAGCCGGCGGAGCAGGTGCAGCTGTGGCCACGACCGGCGCGGCCGGTGGCGATGTGTTAAAGCTGGGCGAGGAGCAGTGGCAGCTCCAGGAGTGCTATAACTGCCACAAGCTGAAGGGTGAGGGCGGAAAGAAGCGCGGCCCCGAGCTGGATAATATCGGGACGCTGCTTCCCCAGGATGAAATTGCCAGAAAGATTCTCGATCCCAAGGCCTACAAGGCTGAAGGCTTCGATGCCGAGTACGAGAAGGGCAAGATGCCCGACAAGTACAAGGATCTCATGGAGCCGAAGGATGTGCAGGCGCTGGCGGCGTGGCTCTCGACATTCAAGAACACGTCTGTGAACACTCCGAAACCCATCAAGATGAAGTAA
- a CDS encoding cytochrome ubiquinol oxidase subunit I — protein MMQRRGMIEQLIRLLANSPAAVAAWVVAAGALIAPAIGLAADSGATAAVAYRDVPLVGSRNLVWVIAQLHLLLAGFVLGVPIFAWLCEVVGWRSGEKRYDKLAKEFTKLLSSAYSTTALFGGILLFILIGAYPKLMAYLSDIFFPSFMVYCALFLLETATLYMYWYGWDAMSEGRGKVFHIFLGFMLNVFAFFIMIIPNSWATFQASPVVIAEGSDLARAWAATWNPTWWPVNIHRLIANVVLGGYICGAYAGIRYLSAKGPEEREHYDWMGYVGNFIGVFGLLPLPFAGYWLMREIYQYNQQMGITLMGGFLSWLFILQAMLIGVLFLGSNYYFWMGITHRIPGSEAQYKKPILTMLVILLLCLGVWMTPHSLVASLEEAQKMGGTHHPLLGVFGVMSAKMTVSNLMVLVTFMSFLMYWQAGKQATVGWARVAKAVMNALLVLAGLAVISLGVYGYFVPAIIRINYFSTSQVGIVLFVLVTFTLLTSAILKSAKTTTEMVWGKMPPRAGYSLVLNAVMVILLMTLMGYARSSSRVHWHVYGVMRDSSQYAFSPALGYAAALMAANTFFFCMIVAFIFWVATMGDKAKAGKDGHGKDEMGHGALPAMAGGSPTLDKQS, from the coding sequence ATGATGCAACGGCGTGGAATGATTGAACAGCTTATTCGGCTCCTTGCCAATTCGCCCGCCGCAGTGGCGGCCTGGGTCGTGGCAGCGGGGGCGTTGATCGCTCCGGCTATCGGATTGGCGGCGGATTCTGGCGCGACCGCGGCTGTCGCCTATCGGGACGTGCCTCTCGTTGGAAGCCGGAACTTGGTGTGGGTCATTGCGCAATTGCATCTGTTGCTCGCGGGCTTCGTGCTGGGTGTGCCGATTTTCGCCTGGCTTTGCGAAGTGGTTGGATGGCGAAGCGGCGAAAAGCGCTACGACAAACTGGCCAAAGAATTCACCAAGCTGCTCAGTTCCGCCTATTCCACGACCGCGCTGTTCGGTGGAATTCTTTTGTTCATCCTGATCGGGGCCTATCCCAAGCTCATGGCCTACCTCAGTGATATTTTCTTTCCGTCGTTCATGGTCTATTGCGCCTTGTTCCTGCTCGAAACGGCCACCCTCTATATGTATTGGTATGGATGGGATGCGATGTCGGAAGGCCGGGGGAAAGTCTTCCACATTTTCCTGGGGTTCATGCTCAACGTATTCGCCTTCTTCATCATGATTATCCCGAACTCCTGGGCCACGTTCCAGGCGAGTCCGGTTGTCATCGCGGAAGGGTCGGATCTGGCGAGAGCCTGGGCGGCAACCTGGAATCCAACGTGGTGGCCGGTCAATATTCACCGGTTGATCGCGAACGTCGTGCTCGGCGGCTATATCTGCGGGGCCTACGCGGGAATTCGGTATTTGTCCGCCAAGGGGCCGGAAGAGCGTGAGCACTATGATTGGATGGGCTATGTCGGCAATTTCATCGGCGTGTTCGGCTTGTTGCCGTTGCCGTTTGCCGGCTATTGGCTGATGCGTGAAATTTATCAGTATAACCAGCAGATGGGCATCACGTTGATGGGCGGCTTCCTCTCCTGGCTCTTCATCCTGCAAGCCATGCTCATCGGGGTCCTCTTTCTCGGGTCGAACTATTATTTCTGGATGGGCATTACCCATCGCATTCCGGGGTCTGAAGCCCAATATAAGAAGCCGATTTTGACGATGCTGGTGATCCTGCTCTTGTGTCTCGGAGTCTGGATGACGCCGCATTCGCTTGTGGCCAGTCTGGAAGAGGCGCAAAAGATGGGTGGCACGCACCATCCCCTCCTGGGCGTCTTCGGTGTTATGTCGGCCAAAATGACCGTGTCGAATCTCATGGTGCTCGTCACGTTCATGAGCTTTCTGATGTACTGGCAAGCCGGCAAGCAGGCGACGGTGGGATGGGCGCGCGTGGCCAAGGCCGTGATGAACGCGCTTCTTGTCCTCGCTGGCTTGGCGGTGATCTCCCTGGGTGTGTACGGGTATTTTGTGCCGGCCATTATCCGCATCAATTACTTCTCCACGTCGCAGGTCGGCATCGTGCTCTTCGTGCTGGTGACCTTTACCCTGTTGACCTCGGCCATTTTGAAGAGCGCGAAGACGACAACGGAAATGGTGTGGGGCAAGATGCCGCCGCGCGCCGGTTACTCCCTGGTGCTCAATGCGGTGATGGTGATTCTGCTGATGACGCTGATGGGCTATGCCCGCTCCTCATCCCGCGTGCACTGGCATGTATACGGCGTCATGCGGGATTCCTCCCAGTATGCATTCTCTCCCGCGCTGGGTTATGCGGCCGCGCTGATGGCAGCCAACACCTTCTTCTTCTGCATGATCGTGGCGTTCATTTTCTGGGTGGCGACGATGGGCGACAAGGCGAAGGCCGGAAAAGATGGTCATGGGAAAGACGAGATGGGCCATGGGGCATTGCCCGCAATGGCCGGCGGTTCACCGACATTGGACAAGCAGAGCTAA
- a CDS encoding c-type cytochrome, whose protein sequence is MKASWHLMLALGMGLAIAGCGGGEGGGEGPVVPPPPAPAEYADKHMPAGWWTDAAKLEEGRKLFIGETNPDVNCASCHGKDGKPVKAGARDFRVTDRMKLYSDSVWFWRISEGVPNTKMKAWKSKLSDEDRWKLVLFERSFGLAGKGWDEGKKSWVDAASVAAAPAAAAPAADAAAAPAAPEAGK, encoded by the coding sequence ATGAAAGCTTCATGGCATTTGATGTTGGCGTTGGGAATGGGATTGGCGATTGCCGGTTGCGGCGGCGGTGAGGGCGGTGGCGAAGGACCGGTCGTTCCTCCTCCTCCTGCGCCCGCGGAATATGCGGACAAGCATATGCCTGCCGGCTGGTGGACGGATGCGGCGAAGCTTGAGGAAGGCCGGAAGCTGTTTATCGGCGAGACCAATCCGGACGTCAACTGCGCCAGCTGCCACGGCAAGGACGGCAAGCCTGTCAAGGCAGGTGCCCGTGATTTCCGTGTCACTGACCGTATGAAATTGTATTCGGACTCTGTCTGGTTCTGGCGTATTTCCGAGGGCGTGCCCAACACCAAGATGAAGGCCTGGAAGAGCAAGTTGTCCGACGAAGACCGTTGGAAGCTCGTGTTGTTTGAGCGCAGCTTCGGCTTGGCCGGCAAGGGCTGGGATGAGGGCAAGAAGTCGTGGGTCGATGCGGCCAGTGTGGCGGCGGCGCCTGCGGCGGCAGCCCCGGCGGCAGATGCGGCGGCGGCTCCTGCAGCCCCGGAAGCTGGAAAGTAA
- a CDS encoding ubiquinol-cytochrome c reductase iron-sulfur subunit, which translates to MMQPKLKSKVRATDREIGEVTRVIVDPLSHEISHIVVSMNGSGERQVAMTFVQSVAEGLVELRAASGDILELPPFKRDEYVTTHEVEIAHLEEKVHVTPGEVLVPFPELEKSVKRRTFFMNFTHVIGFLIGLPIAFPVLRYLMKPMYSPFDNGWLKVGNISKIKQDDIGFQFKYKRKVKEAYMPESEIEKNVWILKATPAVLEKVYQGKDLEFKDAYGKAVWTNKKDVPFVAFSGKCPHLGCGYKWRQHKVLGQVFLCPCHLSIYDASGKVLDGPAPRSLDSLPIRVSATGEVEIIDMEFKAGTKTQIRII; encoded by the coding sequence ATGATGCAGCCGAAACTTAAATCCAAGGTCCGTGCAACGGACCGTGAAATCGGAGAAGTGACGCGAGTCATCGTCGATCCGCTCTCGCACGAGATCAGCCATATCGTGGTCTCGATGAACGGCAGCGGTGAGCGGCAGGTGGCCATGACTTTCGTGCAGTCGGTCGCCGAGGGTCTTGTCGAGCTGCGTGCCGCATCGGGGGATATCCTTGAGCTGCCGCCATTCAAGCGCGATGAGTACGTGACCACGCATGAAGTGGAAATTGCCCATCTCGAAGAGAAGGTGCATGTCACGCCCGGAGAAGTGCTCGTTCCGTTCCCGGAGCTTGAAAAGAGCGTCAAGCGCCGCACTTTCTTCATGAATTTCACGCACGTGATCGGGTTCCTGATCGGGTTGCCGATCGCGTTCCCGGTATTGCGCTATCTGATGAAGCCGATGTATTCCCCATTCGATAATGGATGGCTGAAGGTCGGCAATATCAGCAAGATCAAGCAGGACGATATCGGCTTCCAGTTCAAGTATAAGCGCAAGGTCAAGGAAGCCTACATGCCGGAATCTGAAATCGAAAAGAATGTGTGGATTCTCAAGGCCACGCCGGCGGTGTTGGAGAAGGTGTACCAGGGCAAGGACCTGGAGTTTAAGGACGCCTACGGCAAGGCGGTCTGGACGAATAAGAAAGATGTGCCCTTCGTGGCATTTTCTGGCAAGTGTCCGCACTTGGGCTGCGGCTATAAATGGCGTCAGCATAAAGTCCTGGGCCAGGTGTTCCTCTGTCCCTGCCACCTGAGCATTTACGACGCATCCGGGAAAGTGCTCGATGGGCCTGCTCCGCGGTCGCTCGATTCACTGCCTATCAGAGTATCGGCCACGGGAGAAGTGGAGATCATCGACATGGAATTCAAGGCCGGCACTAAAACTCAAATTCGGATCATCTGA
- a CDS encoding carboxypeptidase-like regulatory domain-containing protein, which produces MEWKQIRQSGSRWSVAAAIVGIGAFLVQPAILYATHEADHRFTVEGFVCGADGKPSANVEVLVKDTRISYGQTVTTGEDGYYRAAFHLHNDNLGDPLLVEAKGEQQNLKIQFDPKDLESERKVQVNFGSGCVHDRSAPPVGLLVGLGVVAGIVGLFVGMKVIKSRRKRGARLEKGQGKRRK; this is translated from the coding sequence GTGGAGTGGAAACAGATCAGGCAATCCGGCTCTCGGTGGAGTGTTGCTGCCGCAATAGTCGGTATCGGTGCCTTCCTGGTTCAGCCTGCCATTCTCTATGCGACGCATGAAGCGGACCACCGGTTTACGGTCGAAGGCTTTGTGTGCGGGGCCGACGGGAAGCCAAGCGCAAACGTCGAGGTCCTGGTTAAGGACACGAGAATATCGTACGGGCAGACTGTTACGACGGGTGAGGATGGGTACTATCGGGCGGCGTTTCACCTGCATAATGACAATCTTGGTGATCCGCTTCTCGTAGAGGCCAAGGGAGAGCAGCAGAATCTCAAGATTCAGTTTGATCCGAAGGATCTTGAGAGCGAACGAAAAGTTCAGGTCAATTTTGGGTCTGGATGTGTGCATGATCGATCGGCTCCTCCGGTAGGGTTGTTGGTGGGGTTGGGCGTGGTGGCTGGAATCGTCGGTCTCTTTGTCGGGATGAAAGTGATCAAGTCCCGGCGAAAACGAGGGGCTAGGCTGGAGAAGGGGCAGGGAAAGAGAAGGAAATAG
- the hpnH gene encoding adenosyl-hopene transferase HpnH, translating to MAVPLSQMYTVSKYVLTQKFKGVKRYPLVLMLEPLFRCNLACAGCGKIQYPDHILDKHLTPEQCWAAAEECGAPIVSIPGGEPLIHPQMAKIVEGLVAQKRYVYLCTNAILMERKLDEYTPSEFLTFSVHMDGLRDEHDLAVCRDGVYEVAVKAIKAALKRGHRVTTNTTLFDDANPERVRKFFDEMMALGVEGMMISPGYSYQKAPDQQHFLKRERTRELFSKILGSPKRGWQFNQSPLFLDFLMGNRDYQCTPWGNPTYNVFGWQKPCYLLQEGYTNTFRELMELTEWDNYGTGRNEKCADCMVHCGYEASAVEDTFGTMSGFSRTVKLTLLPTSR from the coding sequence ATGGCCGTACCGCTTTCCCAGATGTATACAGTCTCGAAGTATGTGCTCACTCAGAAGTTCAAAGGGGTGAAGCGTTATCCGCTGGTTCTGATGCTGGAGCCGCTGTTTCGCTGCAACTTGGCCTGCGCCGGTTGCGGGAAGATTCAATACCCCGATCATATCCTCGATAAGCATTTGACGCCTGAGCAGTGCTGGGCGGCGGCGGAGGAATGCGGCGCGCCGATTGTCAGCATCCCCGGCGGTGAACCGCTGATCCATCCGCAGATGGCCAAGATCGTTGAGGGGCTGGTTGCACAGAAGCGCTATGTCTATCTCTGCACGAATGCCATTCTGATGGAGCGCAAGCTTGATGAGTACACCCCCTCCGAGTTTTTGACGTTCAGCGTCCATATGGACGGGTTGCGCGATGAGCATGATCTGGCCGTCTGCCGCGACGGGGTGTATGAGGTGGCGGTCAAGGCGATCAAGGCGGCCTTGAAGCGCGGGCATCGCGTGACGACGAATACGACATTGTTCGATGATGCCAACCCCGAGCGGGTGCGGAAATTTTTCGACGAGATGATGGCGCTGGGGGTCGAAGGGATGATGATCTCTCCCGGGTACAGCTATCAGAAGGCGCCGGATCAGCAGCACTTCTTGAAGCGTGAACGCACGCGAGAGCTGTTCTCCAAGATTCTTGGCAGCCCCAAGCGCGGCTGGCAGTTCAATCAATCGCCCCTGTTCCTCGATTTTCTGATGGGGAATCGCGATTACCAGTGCACGCCCTGGGGCAACCCGACTTATAACGTGTTTGGCTGGCAAAAGCCCTGCTACTTGCTGCAGGAGGGCTACACCAACACGTTTCGCGAGCTTATGGAGCTGACCGAGTGGGACAACTACGGCACGGGCCGCAATGAGAAGTGCGCGGACTGCATGGTGCATTGCGGGTATGAGGCCTCCGCCGTGGAGGATACCTTTGGGACGATGTCCGGATTCAGCCGAACGGTGAAGTTGACGCTCCTGCCGACGAGCCGGTAG